A genomic region of Saccopteryx bilineata isolate mSacBil1 chromosome 1, mSacBil1_pri_phased_curated, whole genome shotgun sequence contains the following coding sequences:
- the LOC136320617 gene encoding olfactory receptor 51B4-like → MWSNNSAAPFLLTGFVDSEAVHHWISIAFFIIYLSILFGNGTLLFLIQNDHSLYEPMYYFLAMLAGTDLGMTLTTMPTVLGVLWLNQRKIAQRACFTQSYFIHTLAIVESGVLLAMAYDRFIAIRNPLRYNSILTNSRVMKVGLGVLMRGFLTIIPPILPLYWFPYCRSHVLSYAFCLHQDVMKLACADITFNRVYPVILVALTYFLDALIILFSYTLILKTVMGIASAEERAKALNTCVSHISCVLVFYITVIGLSFIHRFGKHAPHVVHITMSYVHFLFPPFMNPIIYSVKTKQIQRSFIRLFSMHYRS, encoded by the coding sequence ATGTGGTCCAACAACAGTGCTGCTCCCTTCTTGCTGACTGGCTTCGTGGACTCAGAGGCAGTTCACCACTGGATCTCTATCGCTTTCTTTATCATTTACCTCTCCATTCTTTTTGGCAATGGCACACTTCTCTTTCTTATTCAGAATGACCACAGTCTTTACGAGCCCATGTACTACTTCCTGGCTATGCTGGCAGGTACGGACCTTGGAATGACACTAACTACAATGCCCACGGTCCTGGGTGTCCTGTGGCTGAACCAGAGGAAAATTGCTCAGCGTGCCTGCTTCACTCAATCTTATTTCATTCACACCCTGGCCATTGTTGAGTCAGGCGTTTTGCTTGCTATGGCGTATGACCGTTTTATTGCCATCCGAAACCCTCTGAGGTACAACTCCATTCTTACGAATTCCCGAGTGATGAAGGTAGGACTAGGGGTCCTGATGAGGGGCTTTTTGACAATTATACCCCCAATCCTGCCACTGTATTGGTTTCCATATTGCCGTTCCCATGTTCTTTCTTATGCCTTTTGCCTCCACCAAGATGTAATGAAACTTGCCTGTGCTGATATTACATTTAATCGTGTATACCCAGTTATTCTAGTTGCTTTAACTTACTTTCTCGATGCTCTGATTATTCTCTTCTCTTATACCTTAATCCTTAAGACAGTTATGGGCATCGCCTCTGCTGAAGAGCGAGCTAAAGCCCTCAACACCTGTGTCTCCCATATCAGCTGTGTCCTAGTGTTTTACATCACTGTGATTGGCCTGAGTTTCATCCACAGATTTGGAAAACATGCACCACATGTGGTCCACATTACCATGAGCTATGTCCACTTCCTTTTTCCTCCATTCATGAACCCCATTATCTATAGTGTCAAAACCAAGCAAATTCAGAGAAGCTTCATTCGCCTGTTTTCTATGCACTATAGGTCTTGA